A stretch of Bacteroidota bacterium DNA encodes these proteins:
- a CDS encoding FlgD immunoglobulin-like domain containing protein, whose translation MTRPLFLLLFSMAVAAPALAQFDAARAQDLRPVSGPQRNIVDNLDAEGDTLWAGQQLTFTADGGASWFLVDDDVLTPPIAPSAIVYSLDIEGPNIWVGLGFQDPAIASRPQSAAGFAHSEDGGQTWTYEFPQLDQPEDTLQVYGCNALTPEALETGALNPILGCDFLAPQLPALPVIVPQQSPPFDIDFDPTTGDVWVAGFASGIRRLSLLPDSNAYAPSFERIVLPPDTLDAISPTQPYFFPLAPEVNENEEALNFLGFSVLVDETGTVWAGTVAGVNRSRPEDVVELVVFDTTGTVPIDTLVERGWQRTSFDGTSQGLPGDWVIAIEEQPVGDETFAVGTPENPRNPVWLSVWRASEPSERFALVVTKDGGETFEPVLVGGRRFYDLAFCPDGATSGCTPGTVYAAGDDGLFISDDEGRTWRSVRDFRDRDVPGRFVSRDARVFAVAATPSALWVGTGDGLLKSEDGGVTWTVFRVDVPTSPAAPTERAPEVETYAYPNPFSPNADTFVRIRYDRPTARIRIFDFAMNLVRTISSATPNEQVWDGFDDSGNRVANGVYFYEVDAAGESLRGKILVLE comes from the coding sequence ATGACGCGGCCGCTCTTCCTCCTGCTCTTTTCGATGGCCGTCGCCGCACCGGCGCTCGCGCAGTTCGACGCGGCGCGCGCGCAGGACCTGCGGCCGGTCAGCGGCCCGCAGCGCAACATCGTCGACAACCTCGACGCCGAGGGCGACACGCTCTGGGCCGGGCAGCAGCTCACCTTCACCGCCGACGGCGGCGCATCGTGGTTCCTGGTCGACGACGACGTGCTGACGCCGCCGATTGCGCCGTCGGCGATCGTCTACTCGCTCGACATCGAGGGGCCGAACATCTGGGTCGGCCTCGGCTTCCAGGACCCGGCGATCGCAAGCCGCCCGCAGAGCGCCGCCGGGTTCGCCCACTCCGAAGACGGCGGCCAGACCTGGACCTACGAGTTCCCCCAACTCGACCAGCCCGAGGACACGCTCCAGGTCTACGGCTGCAACGCCCTCACGCCCGAGGCGCTGGAGACCGGTGCGCTCAATCCGATCCTCGGGTGTGATTTTCTAGCGCCCCAACTCCCAGCGCTGCCCGTCATCGTCCCGCAGCAGAGCCCGCCATTCGACATCGACTTCGACCCTACCACGGGCGACGTGTGGGTGGCGGGCTTCGCCAGCGGCATCCGGCGTCTCTCGCTCCTCCCGGACTCGAACGCCTACGCCCCGTCCTTCGAGCGTATTGTCCTCCCGCCCGATACCCTCGACGCGATTTCGCCGACCCAGCCCTACTTCTTCCCCCTCGCGCCCGAGGTCAACGAAAACGAGGAGGCGCTCAACTTCCTGGGCTTCTCGGTCCTCGTGGACGAGACCGGGACGGTCTGGGCCGGAACCGTTGCCGGGGTCAACCGCTCGCGGCCCGAGGATGTCGTCGAGTTGGTGGTCTTCGACACGACGGGGACGGTGCCCATCGACACGCTCGTGGAGCGAGGCTGGCAGCGCACCAGCTTCGACGGGACGAGCCAGGGGCTGCCGGGCGACTGGGTGATTGCGATTGAGGAGCAGCCGGTCGGCGACGAGACGTTCGCGGTGGGGACGCCGGAGAACCCGCGCAACCCAGTGTGGCTGTCGGTGTGGCGGGCGAGCGAGCCGTCGGAGCGCTTTGCCCTCGTCGTGACGAAGGACGGCGGCGAGACGTTCGAGCCGGTACTCGTCGGCGGGCGGCGGTTCTACGACCTCGCCTTCTGCCCGGACGGTGCGACCTCCGGCTGCACGCCCGGCACGGTCTACGCCGCGGGCGACGACGGGCTGTTCATCTCCGACGACGAGGGCCGGACGTGGCGCAGCGTCCGCGACTTCCGCGACCGCGACGTGCCGGGCCGCTTCGTCAGCCGCGACGCCCGCGTGTTCGCCGTCGCCGCGACGCCGAGCGCGCTGTGGGTCGGCACCGGCGACGGGCTGCTCAAGAGCGAGGACGGGGGAGTGACCTGGACCGTCTTCCGCGTCGACGTGCCCACGAGTCCCGCCGCGCCGACCGAGCGCGCGCCCGAGGTCGAGACCTACGCCTACCCCAACCCCTTCTCGCCGAACGCCGACACGTTCGTCCGCATCCGCTACGACCGGCCGACGGCGCGGATCCGCATCTTCGACTTCGCCATGAACCTCGTCCGCACGATCTCGAGCGCGACGCCGAACGAGCAGGTGTGGGACGGCTTCGACGACAGCGGCAACCGCGTCGCCAACGGGGTCTACTTCTACGAGGTGGACGCCGCCGGCGAGTCGCTGCGGGGTAAGATTCTGGTTTTGGAATAA
- a CDS encoding choice-of-anchor X domain-containing protein — MHGLRLFLGASLAALFALAGCDSATDPQPLGGRPPEVSDFAFSPDSVFFDDALVSGDSAGIELTLSVRAADPDGTVDRVQFSVQGQFEGTIASGALALGDDGRYAATAPLLLGRGQRGLYSLLVYAVDDDGLLSNQVRGQFELAGRGLGPPVVEAIDAPAEFQPPGLLVLVAVVSDPDGLSDIARVEVTGATGAIFQLFDDGQTSGDETAGDGRYTASFDVPEATPGPQTFVFRAFDRDGLVSDDVPFTITILEPLTSPDPG, encoded by the coding sequence ATGCACGGTCTCCGTCTGTTTCTCGGCGCGTCGCTGGCCGCGCTTTTTGCGCTCGCCGGCTGCGATTCCGCCACCGACCCGCAGCCGCTCGGCGGGCGCCCCCCCGAGGTCTCGGACTTCGCCTTCTCCCCGGACAGCGTCTTCTTCGACGACGCCCTCGTCTCCGGCGATTCGGCCGGCATCGAGCTCACGCTCAGCGTCCGCGCGGCCGACCCCGACGGGACCGTCGACCGCGTCCAGTTCTCAGTCCAGGGTCAGTTCGAGGGGACCATTGCCTCGGGCGCGCTCGCGCTCGGCGACGACGGACGGTACGCGGCGACGGCACCGCTTCTGCTCGGGCGGGGGCAGCGCGGCCTCTACTCGCTGCTCGTCTACGCCGTGGACGACGACGGGCTGCTGAGCAACCAGGTGCGCGGCCAGTTCGAACTCGCGGGCCGGGGCCTCGGGCCGCCGGTTGTCGAGGCCATCGACGCGCCGGCAGAGTTCCAGCCGCCGGGGCTGCTCGTGCTCGTTGCCGTCGTCTCCGACCCCGACGGGCTCTCGGACATCGCCCGCGTGGAAGTGACCGGGGCCACGGGGGCCATCTTCCAACTCTTCGACGACGGGCAGACGTCCGGCGACGAGACGGCAGGTGACGGGCGTTACACCGCCTCGTTCGACGTGCCCGAGGCCACGCCGGGGCCGCAGACCTTCGTCTTCCGCGCCTTCGACCGCGACGGGCTCGTGAGTGACGACGTGCCCTTCACGATCACGATCCTCGAACCGCTCACGAGCCCTGACCCCGGATGA
- a CDS encoding site-2 protease family protein — protein sequence MEPSLPSQPPARPPFPSEAESVLVGATPPAKDRYWLHALLFLLTAVTTTWAGGSLVGRDLLYEEFGRGMFVWDGLRYAVPLLFFLTVHEFGHYIAARRSRLDVSLPYYVPFPAPMLQPNIGTFGAVIRIREPLRTTRQLFDVGAAGPLAGFVAALGVLLYALATLPPPAYIFDLGGHEPLKLFVDRFGAFPDFPLPDVTGVGRLTIGQTPLYWVLTQFFPNVPPMYEMYHYPVLFAGWLGLFFTALNMLPVGQLDGGHIVYALVGPRWHGRIARAFVIVLLFSATLGLVLDAEPLLRQLARSYRYAEALGGVGVWVIAATLLYFFLGRLFDDLRARVGGLFGLVAAAAFALRIEGVAEAVGYTGWFFWCLLILLLIRVDHPPVTHPETLTRGRRVLGILALLLFVLCFSFKPLYIA from the coding sequence TTGGAGCCTTCTCTTCCGTCGCAGCCCCCGGCGCGCCCCCCGTTTCCGTCCGAGGCGGAGAGCGTGCTCGTCGGCGCGACCCCGCCGGCGAAGGACCGGTACTGGCTGCACGCGCTCCTCTTCCTGCTGACAGCGGTGACGACGACCTGGGCCGGGGGCTCGCTCGTCGGGCGCGACCTGCTCTACGAGGAGTTCGGGCGGGGCATGTTCGTGTGGGACGGGCTGCGCTACGCGGTGCCGCTGCTTTTTTTCCTGACGGTCCACGAGTTCGGCCACTACATCGCCGCCCGGCGCAGCCGCCTCGACGTGTCGCTGCCGTACTACGTCCCGTTTCCGGCCCCGATGCTCCAGCCCAACATCGGGACGTTCGGGGCGGTGATCCGGATTCGGGAGCCGCTCAGGACGACGCGGCAACTGTTCGACGTGGGGGCAGCGGGTCCGCTGGCAGGGTTCGTCGCGGCGCTGGGCGTGCTGCTCTACGCCCTCGCCACGCTGCCGCCGCCGGCGTACATCTTCGACCTCGGCGGGCACGAGCCGCTCAAGCTGTTCGTGGACCGCTTCGGAGCGTTTCCCGACTTTCCGCTCCCCGATGTGACCGGGGTGGGCCGCCTCACGATCGGGCAGACCCCGCTCTACTGGGTGCTCACGCAGTTCTTCCCGAACGTCCCGCCGATGTACGAGATGTACCACTACCCGGTGCTCTTCGCCGGGTGGCTCGGGCTGTTCTTCACGGCGCTCAACATGCTCCCGGTCGGGCAGCTCGACGGCGGGCACATCGTCTACGCGCTCGTCGGGCCGCGCTGGCACGGGCGGATCGCGCGGGCGTTCGTGATCGTGCTCCTGTTCTCGGCGACGCTCGGGCTGGTGCTGGACGCGGAGCCGCTGCTGCGGCAACTCGCGCGGAGCTACCGCTACGCCGAGGCCCTCGGCGGGGTCGGGGTGTGGGTGATCGCGGCGACGCTGCTCTACTTCTTCCTCGGGCGCCTCTTCGACGACCTGCGCGCCCGCGTCGGCGGGCTGTTCGGCCTCGTCGCAGCGGCGGCCTTCGCGCTGCGGATCGAGGGCGTGGCCGAGGCGGTGGGCTACACCGGCTGGTTCTTCTGGTGCCTGCTGATCCTGCTCCTGATCCGGGTGGACCACCCGCCGGTGACGCACCCCGAGACGCTGACGCGGGGCCGCCGGGTGCTCGGCATCCTGGCGCTCCTGCTGTTCGTGCTGTGCTTCAGCTTCAAGCCGCTCTACATCGCGTGA
- a CDS encoding pyridoxal phosphate-dependent aminotransferase, with product MESPTMDHDLNPRVEAMQPSATLAMSARAKALKREGRPVIALSAGEPDFDTPEPIREAGQRAIQEGHTHYTANPGTPELRAAIARKLEADNGLAYEPGDIVCSNGAKQSVAQAVVVLCRPGDEVVIPAPYWVSYPEMTRLAGAEPVTVETSAAQGYKMQPEALEAALSGRSRLLMLNSPSNPTGAVYSAAELDAFAEVLRGYEDVIVIADEIYEHVIYDAEHVSFASRPGMKERTVTINGFSKAYAMTGWRLGYLAAPRWIAEATAKVQSQFTSAPSAVTQQAGIAALEMDPEPVRQMVRAFRERRAFVLAALDRMPGVACPRPEGAFYLFPDISHYLGTTAPSGRSIETSTDLCFYLLEEHDVALVPGDAFGAPSGVRLSYAASAGDLRAAMQRIETGLAALR from the coding sequence ATGGAATCTCCGACGATGGACCACGATCTGAACCCGCGCGTCGAGGCGATGCAGCCGTCGGCGACGCTCGCGATGTCGGCCCGCGCGAAGGCGCTGAAGCGGGAGGGGCGTCCGGTGATCGCGCTCTCGGCGGGCGAGCCGGACTTCGACACGCCGGAGCCGATCCGCGAGGCCGGCCAGCGCGCCATCCAGGAGGGGCACACGCACTACACCGCCAACCCCGGCACGCCGGAGCTGCGCGCCGCCATCGCCCGCAAGCTCGAGGCCGACAACGGACTGGCCTACGAGCCGGGCGACATCGTGTGCTCGAACGGGGCCAAGCAGTCGGTGGCGCAGGCCGTCGTCGTGCTCTGCCGGCCCGGCGACGAGGTGGTGATCCCGGCACCGTACTGGGTCTCCTACCCCGAGATGACGCGCCTCGCCGGGGCCGAGCCGGTCACGGTCGAAACCTCGGCAGCGCAGGGCTACAAGATGCAGCCCGAAGCCCTGGAGGCTGCGCTCTCCGGGCGTTCCCGCCTCCTCATGCTCAACTCGCCCTCCAACCCGACCGGGGCCGTTTACTCGGCTGCTGAACTCGACGCCTTCGCTGAGGTGCTGCGCGGGTACGAAGACGTGATCGTGATCGCGGACGAGATCTACGAGCACGTCATCTACGACGCCGAGCATGTGTCGTTTGCCTCCCGGCCGGGGATGAAGGAGCGGACGGTGACGATCAACGGGTTCTCGAAGGCCTACGCGATGACGGGCTGGCGGCTGGGCTACCTCGCCGCGCCGCGCTGGATCGCCGAGGCTACGGCGAAGGTGCAGAGCCAGTTCACGAGCGCGCCGAGCGCGGTCACCCAGCAGGCTGGGATCGCTGCGCTGGAGATGGACCCCGAGCCGGTGCGCCAGATGGTCCGCGCCTTCCGCGAGCGCCGCGCCTTCGTCCTCGCCGCCCTTGACCGGATGCCCGGCGTCGCGTGTCCCAGGCCGGAGGGGGCGTTCTACCTGTTCCCCGACATCTCGCACTACCTCGGGACGACGGCACCGAGCGGCCGCTCCATCGAGACGAGCACGGACCTGTGCTTCTACCTGCTGGAAGAGCACGACGTGGCGCTCGTCCCCGGCGACGCGTTCGGCGCGCCGTCTGGCGTGCGGCTCTCCTACGCCGCCTCGGCAGGCGACCTGCGGGCGGCGATGCAGCGGATCGAGACGGGGCTGGCCGCGCTGCGCTGA
- the coaD gene encoding pantetheine-phosphate adenylyltransferase: MSRLALYPGSFDPVTNGHLDVLRRALRLFDRVEVTVGVNTAKRGLFSAEERVELIEASTADWTEDERARLRIETFGGLIADRAKARGAVALVRGLRQVSDFDYEMRMAVANRRMAGEVVTLFLTPEPEQAFTSASLVREIHRFGGDVSSFVPPPVLARLRERG, from the coding sequence ATGTCCCGCCTCGCGCTCTACCCCGGCTCGTTCGACCCCGTCACGAACGGGCACCTCGACGTGCTCCGCCGCGCCCTCCGCCTCTTCGACCGGGTCGAGGTGACGGTCGGCGTGAACACGGCCAAGCGCGGCCTCTTCAGCGCCGAGGAGCGGGTCGAGCTGATCGAGGCTTCGACGGCGGACTGGACCGAGGACGAGCGTGCGCGCCTCCGCATCGAGACCTTCGGCGGGCTGATCGCGGACCGGGCGAAGGCGCGCGGGGCGGTCGCCCTCGTGCGCGGGCTGCGGCAGGTGTCGGACTTCGACTACGAGATGCGGATGGCCGTCGCCAACCGCCGGATGGCCGGCGAGGTCGTGACGCTGTTTCTGACGCCGGAGCCGGAGCAGGCCTTTACGAGCGCCTCGCTCGTCCGCGAGATCCACCGCTTCGGCGGCGATGTGTCGTCGTTCGTGCCGCCGCCTGTGCTGGCGCGGCTGCGCGAGCGCGGCTGA
- the infC gene encoding translation initiation factor IF-3 yields the protein MGRRGQRKGYENRERAYLYPPFTYGDTQRETSASAPALPTTPSTHPRSGSDYQHGDNAIARRYSRPQKQRGPKTRINDQIRASRVRVVDPAGEHGIYEIDKALELAQRRGLDLVEVAPDADPPVAKIMDYGKYRYEQQKKEKEQRKRAHKVELKEIRFRPNTDDHDFDFKTKHAREFLEEGNQVKAWVQFRGRDIIYKERGANLLSRFIETLSDISRVEQLPKMEGRRMTVMLTPDKSAKKG from the coding sequence ATGGGCAGGCGAGGGCAGCGAAAGGGCTATGAAAATAGGGAACGCGCGTATCTTTACCCACCCTTTACCTACGGGGATACGCAGCGGGAAACCTCAGCGTCGGCCCCGGCTTTACCTACCACGCCGAGCACGCACCCCCGCTCGGGTTCTGATTACCAGCACGGAGACAACGCCATCGCCAGACGCTACTCCCGGCCGCAGAAGCAGCGCGGCCCCAAGACTCGCATCAACGACCAGATCCGCGCCAGCCGCGTCCGCGTCGTAGACCCCGCAGGCGAGCACGGCATCTACGAGATCGACAAGGCGCTCGAGCTCGCCCAGCGCCGCGGCCTCGACCTCGTCGAGGTGGCCCCCGACGCCGACCCGCCCGTAGCCAAGATCATGGACTACGGGAAGTACCGCTACGAGCAGCAGAAGAAGGAGAAGGAGCAGCGCAAGCGCGCCCACAAGGTCGAGCTCAAGGAGATCCGCTTCCGCCCCAACACCGACGACCACGACTTCGACTTCAAGACGAAGCACGCCCGCGAGTTCTTGGAGGAGGGCAACCAGGTCAAGGCGTGGGTCCAGTTCCGCGGGCGCGACATCATCTACAAGGAGCGCGGGGCCAACCTCCTCTCGCGGTTCATCGAGACGCTCTCGGACATCTCCCGCGTCGAGCAGCTTCCCAAGATGGAAGGCCGCCGCATGACGGTCATGCTCACGCCGGACAAGTCAGCGAAGAAGGGTTGA
- the rpmI gene encoding 50S ribosomal protein L35: MPKMKTNSGAKKRFGRTASGRLKRKKAFASHILTKKSPKRKRNLRKDTLVHKADEKRVKRLLGG; encoded by the coding sequence ATGCCGAAGATGAAGACCAACAGCGGAGCCAAGAAGCGCTTCGGGCGGACCGCCAGCGGTCGGCTCAAGCGGAAGAAGGCGTTCGCCAGCCACATCCTCACGAAGAAGTCCCCCAAGCGGAAGCGCAACCTCCGCAAGGACACCCTCGTGCACAAGGCCGACGAGAAGCGCGTCAAGCGCCTCCTCGGCGGCTGA
- the rplT gene encoding 50S ribosomal protein L20, with the protein MPRARNTVASRRRRRKLLKQAKGYWGRRSNVYTVAKHSVEKAMQYQYRDRRQRKRQFRRLWIARINAAARLNGTTYSRLIADLRRADIPLNRKVLADLAMHDADAFTKVVERAAA; encoded by the coding sequence ATGCCACGCGCACGCAACACCGTGGCTTCCCGTCGCCGCCGCCGCAAGCTCCTGAAGCAGGCGAAAGGCTACTGGGGTCGCCGGAGCAACGTCTACACCGTTGCCAAGCACTCGGTCGAGAAGGCCATGCAGTACCAGTACCGGGACCGCCGCCAGCGTAAGCGGCAGTTCCGGCGCCTGTGGATCGCCCGGATCAACGCCGCCGCGCGGCTCAACGGGACCACGTACTCGCGCCTGATCGCCGACCTCCGCCGAGCGGACATCCCGCTCAACCGGAAGGTGCTCGCCGACCTCGCCATGCACGACGCGGACGCCTTTACCAAAGTCGTCGAACGAGCCGCAGCCTAG
- the pheS gene encoding phenylalanine--tRNA ligase subunit alpha translates to MSLHRAIDALREEIDAAELASADAIEAFRIRTLGRKSGAITALFGRITEVEPAERGKTGQALNALKQHAEARIDEAQAALVSTDGAEGTDLDLTLPGRVPAPVEPGSLHPLTQTLDEIKAIFRHFGFEVAEGPEIEDDWHNFTALNFPPEHPARDMQDTLFVEPPPPAGRGIVMRTHTSPAQIRVMERQAPPIRVIVPGRVYRNEAISYKSYCLFHQVEGLVVDEHATFADLKEMLHVFAQALFGDDVRMRFRPSFFPFTEPSAEVDIWWQDDNLGGGGRWMEILGCGMVDPNVLEAVDIDPERYTGYAWGMGVERLAMLKYGVDDIRLFYENDTRFLKQF, encoded by the coding sequence ATGTCCCTTCACCGAGCGATCGACGCCCTCCGCGAAGAGATCGACGCGGCCGAACTGGCGAGCGCCGACGCCATCGAGGCGTTCCGCATCCGCACGCTCGGGCGCAAGAGCGGCGCGATCACCGCGCTCTTCGGACGTATCACCGAGGTCGAGCCGGCGGAGCGTGGCAAAACGGGCCAGGCGCTGAACGCGCTCAAGCAGCACGCCGAGGCCCGGATCGACGAGGCCCAGGCGGCGCTTGTAAGCACAGACGGGGCCGAGGGGACCGACCTCGACCTGACGCTGCCGGGCCGCGTGCCCGCGCCGGTGGAGCCGGGAAGTCTCCATCCGCTCACGCAGACGCTGGACGAGATCAAGGCCATCTTTCGCCACTTCGGGTTCGAAGTCGCCGAGGGGCCGGAGATCGAGGACGACTGGCACAACTTCACCGCGCTCAACTTCCCGCCCGAGCACCCGGCGCGCGACATGCAGGACACGCTCTTCGTCGAGCCGCCGCCGCCCGCGGGCCGTGGGATCGTGATGCGGACCCACACCTCGCCCGCGCAGATCCGCGTCATGGAGCGGCAGGCCCCGCCGATCCGCGTGATCGTGCCCGGCCGCGTCTACCGCAACGAGGCGATCTCGTACAAGAGCTACTGCCTCTTCCACCAGGTCGAGGGCCTCGTGGTCGACGAGCACGCGACGTTCGCCGACCTCAAGGAGATGCTGCACGTCTTCGCCCAGGCGCTCTTCGGGGACGACGTCAGGATGCGCTTCCGCCCGAGCTTCTTCCCCTTCACCGAGCCGTCGGCCGAGGTCGACATCTGGTGGCAGGACGACAACCTCGGCGGCGGTGGGCGCTGGATGGAGATCCTCGGCTGCGGGATGGTCGACCCGAACGTCCTCGAAGCCGTCGACATCGACCCCGAGCGCTACACCGGCTACGCGTGGGGCATGGGCGTCGAGCGCCTCGCGATGCTGAAGTACGGCGTCGACGACATCCGCCTGTTCTACGAAAACGACACCCGCTTCCTGAAGCAGTTCTGA